A genome region from Blautia coccoides includes the following:
- a CDS encoding DUF362 domain-containing protein, with product MENNEILMIHGKDYKEMTKRLLKEAGLDTRIPDRRCRIGIKPNLVSPTAASYGATTHPEIIAGIVEYLQERNYENLVILEGSWVGDRTAEAFRVCGYESLAEQYGVELLDTQKDSTTSCDCEGMELQICDSALALDFLINVPVLKGHCQTKITCALKNMKGLIPNKEKRHFHAIGLHKPIAHLNTVLHQDFIVVDNICGDLDFEDGGNPVVMDRILAAADPVLCDAYVCHLLKYETEEVPYIKMAEKLGVGSADLSGIVLRTCNEQEHSVHVPAGRKIVELQDAVEEVESCSACYGYLIPALDKLKEEGLFGKLKTKICIGQGFQGKEGELGIGSCTRCFRHTLKGCPPTENQIYEFLKNYIEEQE from the coding sequence ATGGAAAATAATGAGATTCTGATGATACATGGAAAAGATTATAAAGAGATGACAAAGCGCCTTTTGAAAGAGGCGGGATTGGACACGCGGATACCTGACAGAAGGTGTCGCATCGGCATAAAGCCCAATCTGGTATCTCCCACGGCGGCCTCCTACGGAGCCACCACACACCCGGAGATCATTGCCGGGATCGTGGAATATTTGCAGGAGAGAAACTATGAAAATCTGGTGATCCTGGAGGGGTCCTGGGTGGGTGACCGGACTGCGGAGGCTTTCCGGGTGTGCGGATATGAAAGCCTGGCAGAGCAATACGGTGTGGAGCTTCTGGATACCCAGAAGGACAGTACCACATCCTGTGACTGTGAGGGAATGGAGCTGCAGATCTGTGACAGCGCCCTGGCCCTTGATTTTCTCATCAATGTGCCTGTGCTGAAGGGACACTGCCAGACAAAGATCACCTGTGCCCTGAAAAATATGAAGGGGCTGATACCAAATAAGGAGAAACGGCATTTTCACGCCATAGGGCTGCACAAGCCCATTGCCCATCTGAACACAGTGCTGCACCAGGATTTTATTGTGGTGGACAACATCTGCGGGGACCTGGACTTTGAGGACGGGGGCAATCCTGTGGTGATGGACAGGATCTTAGCGGCGGCTGACCCGGTGCTCTGTGATGCCTATGTATGTCATCTTCTGAAGTATGAAACAGAGGAGGTGCCATATATAAAAATGGCGGAGAAACTGGGAGTGGGGAGTGCTGATCTTTCCGGGATCGTGCTTCGTACCTGCAATGAACAGGAGCATTCCGTTCACGTGCCTGCCGGTAGAAAAATTGTGGAGCTTCAGGATGCTGTGGAGGAGGTGGAATCCTGCAGTGCCTGCTACGGCTATCTGATCCCTGCGCTTGATAAACTAAAGGAGGAGGGGCTTTTCGGAAAACTGAAGACAAAGATCTGTATCGGACAGGGATTCCAAGGGAAAGAAGGAGAACTGGGTATCGGCAGTTGTACCCGATGCTTCCGGCACACCCTGAAAGGGTGTCCACCTACGGAAAACCAGATATATGAGTTTTTGAAAAATTATATAGAGGAACAAGAATAG
- a CDS encoding uroporphyrinogen decarboxylase family protein: MLTKRENFLETIRGGRPDRFVNQFEAFRILYNPIMMHSPMPGPGDLDVVNDWGVVNSWPAGTPGPFPVHRPDTIVIKDITHWRDYVHAPNTRYSDAEWEPFIRQAEETDRKEYFVTPFAAPGLFEQCHHLGEIQNTLINFYEEPEYMHELINYLTEYELSLGEEVCRRLKPDALFHHDDWGSQTSTFISPEMFEEFYLPSYKKIYGLYRSMGVDVIVHHSDSYAATLVPYMIEMGIDVWQGVMCSNNIPDLITKYGGKISFMGGIDSAKVDYEGWSREVIAKEVRRACDENGRLYFIPNTSQGLPMSTFPGVYETVTEEIKKYSNVVFD, encoded by the coding sequence CAATTTGAGGCTTTCCGGATTCTTTACAATCCCATCATGATGCACAGTCCTATGCCGGGTCCCGGTGATTTGGATGTGGTGAATGACTGGGGCGTGGTGAATTCCTGGCCAGCAGGAACACCGGGGCCTTTTCCGGTACACAGGCCGGATACTATTGTCATCAAAGATATCACCCACTGGAGAGATTATGTCCATGCTCCGAATACCAGATATTCCGATGCTGAGTGGGAGCCGTTTATCAGGCAGGCAGAGGAAACAGACAGAAAAGAATATTTTGTTACTCCCTTTGCCGCTCCCGGACTCTTTGAACAGTGTCATCACCTGGGAGAAATTCAGAACACCCTTATTAACTTTTATGAGGAACCTGAATACATGCACGAGCTGATCAATTATCTGACCGAATATGAATTGTCCCTTGGGGAGGAGGTCTGCAGACGTTTAAAACCGGACGCTCTCTTTCACCATGATGACTGGGGCAGCCAGACATCTACGTTCATCTCTCCGGAGATGTTTGAAGAGTTCTATCTTCCATCTTATAAGAAAATTTATGGACTGTACAGATCCATGGGTGTGGATGTGATCGTCCACCACTCGGATTCCTATGCTGCCACACTGGTCCCCTATATGATTGAAATGGGCATTGACGTATGGCAGGGAGTTATGTGCTCCAACAATATTCCGGATCTGATCACAAAATACGGCGGGAAGATTTCTTTCATGGGCGGCATAGACAGTGCAAAGGTGGATTATGAGGGCTGGAGCAGAGAAGTGATTGCAAAAGAAGTACGGCGTGCCTGCGATGAAAACGGCAGACTGTATTTCATACCCAACACTTCACAGGGTCTTCCCATGAGCACTTTTCCCGGTGTCTATGAGACAGTCACCGAAGAGATCAAAAAATACAGTAACGTGGTCTTTGATTAA